One genomic segment of Streptomyces antimycoticus includes these proteins:
- a CDS encoding Mucin-19: MDNKTYTAGLAELRGVRDEIKPLERQLMKLKSELDKLYARRDQKIVSLGGFEKAKADRLATSAGVSVIDVVTLVPSLGPQAPASAPAEAAPTDQPTEDHTEPQTAAQPIKEPPGAPAPALGTPGQPGTVAHPQTGSDEGERQEQQLPAEDPAAEPAPAAPASPAPPEPGTVPQQERVLPSIPAGETGDRWFRAEPNLMSTRPNFVQAARQMVFLDTATGVLVWQGGQVTVDLGRAGVADILTAVYATVPADVERIYITAGDPWHQNAAGHQWLKDAVAEWLNGPLPEGWRVESSRGKDRQAGHLVHPRNPVGRWQRGDQHTEIRSVGEWFDPAGADPATVREAFVLLWKALRRHWDDVVLMGSPSQTGRDLWSRTIPSKTGAKWADGFPVMSQEIRGLLHATAGQGRTELITPPRVPEKIPGWYEADRTFAYAKHTWSSGVGVPQRVTAAAFAALSEKEQGNLLFSPSHWQVRVTIPQGWNHVGLLPAPAPGERSWHYPYEGGRTFVTWAGGAEVNLALRNPLQPWGIEILDGLVWQKGEPLKGWANKLKDAWQSLRAMSGHHGDEQQRQAARLASRAVRSILLYGIGTFAQRPRITTGSVELGADGEVPEIPDGARLTGLTDTHATWERDGGFARDPYAHPEWAAGVWSAARAALLSAGTGTKDAAGKPVKAGALHLPPGSILAFRTDAIYSSVRPDWPYQGEPGDYLLKGAMDWELGTPTTEDEFYDLQRLGRQALEAGDQ; encoded by the coding sequence ATGGACAACAAGACCTACACCGCCGGCCTCGCCGAGCTCCGCGGAGTGCGCGACGAGATCAAGCCCCTCGAGCGGCAGCTCATGAAGCTCAAGTCCGAGCTCGACAAGCTATACGCCCGACGTGACCAGAAGATCGTGTCGCTGGGCGGGTTCGAGAAGGCGAAAGCGGACCGGCTCGCGACGTCAGCCGGCGTTTCCGTGATCGACGTCGTCACCCTGGTGCCCTCTCTGGGCCCCCAGGCGCCCGCCAGCGCCCCTGCGGAGGCCGCGCCGACCGATCAGCCCACCGAAGATCACACAGAGCCGCAGACGGCCGCACAGCCGATCAAGGAGCCGCCCGGCGCTCCGGCACCCGCTCTCGGAACACCCGGACAGCCCGGGACGGTTGCCCACCCGCAGACCGGCAGCGACGAAGGCGAGCGCCAGGAGCAGCAGCTGCCCGCCGAAGACCCGGCGGCCGAACCGGCACCCGCCGCCCCCGCATCGCCCGCTCCCCCGGAGCCCGGCACAGTGCCCCAGCAGGAGCGGGTGTTGCCGTCGATCCCCGCGGGCGAGACGGGTGACCGCTGGTTCCGCGCCGAGCCGAACCTGATGTCGACCCGGCCCAACTTCGTGCAGGCCGCGCGGCAGATGGTTTTCCTGGACACCGCGACCGGTGTGCTGGTGTGGCAGGGGGGTCAGGTCACCGTGGACCTGGGGCGTGCGGGTGTGGCGGACATCCTCACCGCGGTCTACGCCACGGTCCCGGCGGATGTGGAGCGCATCTACATCACCGCCGGCGACCCCTGGCACCAGAACGCCGCCGGTCACCAGTGGCTCAAGGACGCCGTCGCCGAATGGCTCAACGGCCCGCTGCCGGAGGGCTGGAGGGTCGAGTCCTCGCGCGGCAAGGACCGGCAGGCCGGGCACTTGGTCCACCCCCGCAACCCGGTGGGCCGCTGGCAGCGCGGGGACCAGCACACCGAGATCCGCTCCGTCGGCGAATGGTTCGACCCGGCCGGCGCCGACCCGGCGACCGTCCGTGAGGCGTTCGTGCTGCTGTGGAAGGCGCTGCGGCGGCACTGGGACGATGTCGTGCTCATGGGCTCGCCCTCGCAGACCGGGCGGGATCTGTGGTCGCGGACCATCCCCTCCAAGACCGGCGCGAAGTGGGCCGACGGGTTCCCGGTGATGAGCCAGGAGATCCGCGGCCTGCTGCACGCGACCGCCGGGCAGGGGCGCACCGAGCTGATCACCCCGCCGCGCGTGCCGGAGAAGATCCCCGGCTGGTACGAGGCCGACCGCACGTTCGCCTACGCCAAACACACCTGGTCCTCCGGTGTGGGGGTGCCGCAGCGGGTGACCGCGGCCGCGTTCGCCGCACTGAGCGAGAAGGAACAGGGCAACCTGCTGTTCTCCCCCTCGCACTGGCAGGTGCGGGTGACGATCCCCCAGGGCTGGAATCACGTGGGGCTGCTGCCCGCGCCCGCGCCGGGCGAGCGGTCGTGGCACTACCCGTACGAGGGCGGTCGCACCTTCGTCACCTGGGCGGGCGGCGCCGAGGTCAACCTCGCGCTGCGCAACCCGCTCCAGCCCTGGGGCATCGAGATCCTGGACGGCCTGGTCTGGCAGAAGGGCGAGCCGCTCAAGGGCTGGGCGAACAAGCTGAAGGACGCCTGGCAGTCGCTGCGCGCGATGTCCGGGCACCATGGGGACGAGCAGCAGCGCCAGGCCGCCCGCCTGGCCTCCCGCGCGGTGCGGTCGATCCTGCTGTACGGCATCGGCACGTTCGCGCAGCGGCCGCGGATCACCACCGGCTCGGTCGAGCTCGGCGCCGACGGCGAGGTCCCGGAGATCCCGGACGGCGCGCGGCTGACCGGTCTGACGGACACGCACGCCACCTGGGAGCGCGATGGCGGGTTCGCCCGGGACCCGTACGCGCATCCGGAGTGGGCGGCCGGCGTGTGGTCGGCGGCCCGGGCTGCGCTGCTGTCGGCGGGCACCGGCACCAAGGACGCGGCGGGCAAGCCGGTGAAGGCCGGTGCGCTGCACCTGCCGCCCGGCTCGATCCTCGCCTTCCGCACGGACGCCATCTACAGCTCGGTCCGCCCCGACTGGCCGTACCAGGGGGAGCCCGGCGACTACCTCCTCAAGGGGGCGATGGACTGGGAGCTGGGCACCCCCACCACCGAGGACGAGTTCTACGACTTGCAGCGGCTTGGCCGGCAGGCCCTGGAGGCGGGTGACCAGTGA
- the dnaB gene encoding replicative DNA helicase: MSIPQQADDNQPGREHPYNEPSEYGAQERASPSFERVPPQNLEAEQSVLGGMMLSKDALEDVAVGIKLKGRDFYRPAHETIFRTILGLYAKGEPVDPITVAAELTRHGDIARVGGAAYLHDLVQSVPTAANAEYYAGIVQETAVFRRLVETGTKITQIGYRGGEVPEALNEAGSELFQVADDNSEEDFYPVGDDMEADLDALEAHCKSDGSLAGLPTGFTDLDSLLSGLQEEQFIIVAARPAMGKSTLAMDFVRENAIENGTPSAFFSLEMGRREINHRLWSSVAKVPLHHIKSGAMTDEDWTRLAREMPKISAAPLYVDASPNQTLMDIRAKARRMVQRYDIKLIVIDYIQLMQTGGKGLKETRQQEVSDISRGLKVLAKELHVPIIGLSQLNRGPESREDKKPQVSDLRESGSLEQDADLVILLHREDAYEKESPRAGEADLIVGKHRNGATATITVAFQGHYSRFVDMAQT; the protein is encoded by the coding sequence TTGAGTATTCCGCAGCAGGCGGACGACAACCAGCCCGGCCGTGAGCACCCGTACAACGAGCCATCCGAGTACGGAGCCCAGGAGCGCGCCAGCCCCAGTTTCGAGCGGGTCCCGCCGCAGAACCTGGAGGCTGAGCAGTCCGTTCTCGGCGGCATGATGCTGAGCAAGGACGCCCTCGAGGACGTCGCTGTCGGCATCAAGCTGAAGGGGCGGGACTTCTATCGTCCTGCTCACGAAACGATCTTTCGGACGATTCTCGGCCTGTACGCCAAGGGCGAGCCCGTCGACCCCATCACCGTGGCCGCGGAGTTGACCAGGCATGGCGACATTGCCCGCGTCGGCGGGGCCGCCTACCTCCATGATCTCGTGCAGTCGGTCCCGACCGCGGCCAACGCCGAGTACTACGCGGGGATCGTCCAGGAGACTGCGGTCTTCCGGCGCCTCGTCGAAACCGGAACGAAGATCACGCAGATCGGCTACCGGGGCGGCGAGGTTCCCGAAGCGCTGAATGAGGCAGGATCCGAGCTCTTCCAGGTAGCCGACGACAACAGCGAGGAAGACTTCTACCCGGTCGGCGACGACATGGAAGCCGACCTCGACGCGCTGGAAGCGCACTGCAAGAGCGACGGTTCCCTCGCGGGCCTGCCCACCGGGTTCACCGACCTGGACTCGCTGCTGTCCGGTCTCCAGGAGGAGCAGTTCATCATCGTCGCCGCCCGTCCGGCCATGGGTAAGAGCACCCTCGCCATGGACTTCGTGCGGGAGAACGCGATTGAGAACGGCACGCCCTCCGCGTTCTTCTCGCTCGAGATGGGCCGCCGGGAGATCAACCACCGTCTGTGGTCATCGGTCGCAAAGGTTCCGCTGCACCACATCAAGAGCGGGGCGATGACGGATGAGGACTGGACCAGGCTGGCGAGGGAGATGCCGAAGATTTCGGCGGCGCCTCTGTACGTGGATGCCTCACCGAACCAGACCCTGATGGACATCAGGGCGAAGGCCCGCCGCATGGTTCAGCGATACGACATCAAGCTGATCGTGATCGACTACATCCAGCTCATGCAGACCGGCGGGAAGGGACTGAAAGAGACCCGACAGCAGGAGGTATCAGATATCTCCCGAGGCTTGAAGGTGCTGGCCAAGGAGCTGCACGTGCCCATCATCGGGCTTTCGCAGCTGAACCGGGGGCCGGAGAGCCGAGAGGACAAAAAGCCGCAGGTCTCGGATCTGCGCGAGTCCGGGAGCCTGGAACAGGATGCCGACCTCGTGATCCTGCTCCACCGCGAGGACGCCTACGAGAAGGAGTCTCCGCGGGCGGGCGAGGCGGATCTGATCGTGGGCAAGCACCGCAACGGCGCCACTGCGACGATCACCGTTGCGTTCCAGGGCCATTACAGCCGGTTCGTCGATATGGCCCAGACATGA
- a CDS encoding GNAT family N-acetyltransferase, producing the protein MLIRPATVDDTPELMALRVEAEQWLTAAGIDQWTDPTTRPLALAKWRQDIQAGRTWVVVNRSAEVLATVTLGEADTDFWRPEDDPGAALYIYKLITSRAAAGDRLGGRILDWASARAADQGRKWLRLDVWRTNLSLQSYYEAQGFTHLRTEAPEHRKSGWLGQRAAGSICHPQLELPEAAGRDASAHASAASS; encoded by the coding sequence GTGCTGATTCGCCCAGCCACAGTCGACGACACGCCTGAGCTGATGGCGTTGAGGGTCGAGGCCGAGCAGTGGCTGACTGCCGCTGGCATCGACCAATGGACTGACCCCACGACTCGCCCTCTTGCCTTGGCCAAGTGGCGCCAGGACATACAAGCTGGACGTACGTGGGTCGTCGTCAACCGCTCGGCCGAGGTGCTGGCCACGGTGACCCTGGGCGAGGCCGACACTGACTTCTGGCGTCCAGAAGACGACCCAGGTGCCGCCCTCTACATCTACAAGCTGATCACGTCACGCGCCGCAGCTGGCGACCGATTGGGTGGCCGCATACTCGACTGGGCCAGCGCCAGGGCCGCCGATCAAGGGCGCAAGTGGCTCCGGCTGGATGTGTGGCGCACAAACCTCAGCCTGCAGAGCTACTACGAGGCCCAGGGGTTCACCCATCTCCGTACCGAGGCCCCAGAGCACCGGAAATCGGGGTGGCTCGGCCAGAGAGCAGCTGGCTCCATCTGCCACCCCCAACTCGAACTTCCGGAAGCGGCCGGGAGGGATGCAAGCGCCCACGCCTCGGCAGCCTCGTCCTGA
- a CDS encoding GntR family transcriptional regulator — translation MTARQKTSPVREIADTLRKRISSRELEPGAKLPSTRLLAKEFKVSEQVIYRVVVSLKESGHVIAHQGMGVFVRIYDPLEWNPGEFERRDRHDDPNTNTDDWKAQVRAQGRHPEQDVPIVRREPATEDVARWLKINPRDNVVARRRLRWVDGEPSQIADSYFPEWAAEGTPLLEERDVTMPGGILAATGNPQRFFRDELTTRMPTPEEEQRMDLPPGTPVCQHVRIGLLADRTPVRAMVTICPGDRHVIVYEMEV, via the coding sequence ATGACTGCCCGCCAGAAGACATCGCCTGTGCGGGAGATCGCAGACACGCTCCGAAAGCGCATCTCCTCCCGCGAGCTCGAGCCAGGCGCCAAGCTCCCAAGCACCCGCTTGCTGGCCAAGGAGTTCAAGGTCAGCGAGCAGGTGATCTACCGGGTTGTGGTGTCGCTGAAGGAGAGCGGGCACGTCATCGCGCACCAAGGAATGGGTGTGTTCGTCCGGATCTACGACCCGTTGGAATGGAACCCGGGCGAGTTCGAGCGCCGTGATCGGCACGATGATCCCAATACCAACACAGACGACTGGAAGGCACAGGTTCGCGCCCAAGGTCGACACCCCGAGCAGGACGTCCCAATCGTTCGCAGAGAACCAGCCACAGAAGACGTGGCCCGCTGGCTCAAGATCAACCCGCGTGACAACGTCGTGGCCCGGCGCAGGCTGCGGTGGGTTGACGGTGAGCCTTCCCAGATAGCCGACTCCTACTTCCCCGAGTGGGCAGCCGAAGGGACGCCCCTCCTGGAGGAGCGCGATGTCACCATGCCAGGCGGGATCCTGGCTGCAACCGGAAATCCACAGCGCTTCTTCCGGGACGAGCTGACGACCAGGATGCCCACACCGGAAGAAGAACAGCGCATGGACCTTCCTCCAGGCACCCCCGTCTGCCAGCACGTCCGCATCGGGCTGCTGGCTGACCGCACACCGGTCCGCGCCATGGTGACCATCTGCCCCGGCGACAGGCACGTCATCGTCTACGAGATGGAGGTCTAG